The segment CTTTCAGCATGTCAAAGATTCTGCGATGCGCTGGTGCGGAGGACACGGTGACCCTCAGGGCATGGGATAATCCCGAatctatcatttttatatttgaatcacCGAACAAGGATAAGCTTGCTGAATACGAGATGAAATTGATTAACATGGATCAGGAGCATCTTGGCATTCCTGTGAGACTCATTTACATATGAATAATGAGACTATATTGAGTCGCGTATCGTTgctattgtttaattattatttttttataggaaACCACGTACTCGTGTGTCGTGAAGATGCCATCTACAGAATTTACTCGAATCTGTAGAGATTTGAGCCAGTTTGGAGAATCTATAACTTTTGCATGTTCTAAGGAAGGTATTAAATTCAGCGCATCTGGTGATTACGGTTCAGGTAAGCTCATATTTTttaggaatatatatatatagataaacgatataatgtatatattatatagtatGTCCTCTTACTTACACCAGTGAAATGTACTGTCAGCATCTTCGATATCGAAACTCGCCACGTATGGTATCTGTTGCACAGTAGATCGAAACTGACTGTAGGAGTTGATTTCAAATAAGCGTTATTAACTGGAAacatacttaaaatatttatctttcctTTGAGTAAAGGTCATGTTGTGTATACtctcttatttatattttcaacactGAGATCACTTCTTGGAAATATTTGCAATCTAAATACATTTAGATTGTCCagttataacaaataaagtaaattttctaAACGCGTTTATACAAAggcgaaaattgaaaattttatattttatgaataatgctATAAGATGTtctatcataaattattcccttttatttcttaaattatgattatattaataaagtttcaatttgaataattaaatctaaattttatttatcttaatttatttcctttaattcaagaaataaaaggGAATAGCTATTTATGTTGGAACATCTCAAGTGCATGTcataagtaatttaatatattctttttatttctttgcagccaatgttaaattagcacagACTGCAGACGCAGATAATGAAGAGGAAGCAGTAATAATTAACATGCAAGAGCCAGTAAAGCTAACATTTTCTTGCCGTTATTTGAATTGTTTTGTGAAGGCTGGTCCACTTTGTAATCAAGTTCAACTGTCTATGTCCGACGATGTGCCTTTAGTATGTGAATATAAGATCGGCGATATTGGACACATCAGGTATTATCTAGCGCCGAAGATCGACGACgaggaagaaaattaaaatagcgaTAAGAATAAAAGTTCGTATACAATGAATTATAATTACCGATACCGTATTACGTTATTGATTGCTTTGGAAAGTCTTATCTGTTTAGCATTAGTTTTGACattgtcatatttatttcaatagaaaaagattaaatagcTTGACATTTTAATTCCAAGGAAACAAtgtcgtacatatattttagtaatcgagaaaactaaatattccattattcAATATTGAGGTACAAGTAAGGCAAAATATGAAGTACTTTTAaggtaatatattattttaattttacatttaaaagttatttggCTCGTCACAGTGCTAGCGCAATGCAGAATTGACACTAAAATTCATAGTAGAGTGACACAATCGTAATGATTAGTATAGCAAAATGGTGTCATcctcttaattattattcacattGTTACTGTTCCAGAGACTGTGACagtattttgataatatcgcattattttttatatgtaagaagaactcaatatattttcaaaaaatttgataaattttgaatatattatatgttactCTTATGTCCTAACCTAGATCGAAATTAAGTTTTGCTTAATGCAAGtatcttactttttatatgtttgtgtGTATAAGctactttaatataaaaatacataattaactTACGAGCTGAGGGAATAAGAGGGCTATCTTGGATGGAATAGCCTAGAAGTATACAGTTAAATCTTACATAATTTGGATTtcgtataattattctaaataattaagttaataattgttaaatattgatttatactatagaattattttacatgcaaGCACTCCTCGACAGATCTCTAAAAGATAAAGTCATTAGCATTTGTCCTTTGTATTTaactaaattctttttttttaaataaaataaataactttttttacgcGTGCACTATATTAGAAgtgaagaaaagaaagttaaaaACAACCAAATGAGACATTTTTGGCAATATTAATCAGCCTCTTTGGTATTAAAGCCCTGGTATTGCTTTCTTGTCATAACTCAATCGAAAACTGTTTAACGAGAGAGGAGAgctctattattttatacattattaaaaagaagattattatattataaagaacGCGAGATTATTAccttttagaaaaaatagttTGTATAGATTTCTCTCCAATAtgcattgtaaatttttaagatgCGCTCAGTTAGCTTTTCCGGTGGAGATTCACACAGCTCTCTACTTACAATCGGTTACTTTGTCACCACACATCTTGCTCTGATTTGGCATCCTTTTTATACGTTATAGATACGCATTCAGTCTACATAGacataatattgaatatacatAAGATGCTGTATGGTCTCTCCACGACTGAGACGCTATATGCAGAACAGAAACAGATTTACGCATCggaaaggaaagagaaggGCTTTTAAGTGTTCTTACAACCGTTGCTCCCGTATAAGCTGGGATGTACATATTTGTCATGCAGTGTCCTTAAATGCCTCAGTAGATTGCTC is part of the Linepithema humile isolate Giens D197 chromosome 3, Lhum_UNIL_v1.0, whole genome shotgun sequence genome and harbors:
- the PCNA gene encoding proliferating cell nuclear antigen produces the protein MFEARLTQSAILKKVLDAVKDLLTEATFECSDSGIQVQAMDNAHVSLVSLNLRSDGFDKYRCDRNLSMGMSISCMSKILRCAGAEDTVTLRAWDNPESIIFIFESPNKDKLAEYEMKLINMDQEHLGIPETTYSCVVKMPSTEFTRICRDLSQFGESITFACSKEGIKFSASGDYGSANVKLAQTADADNEEEAVIINMQEPVKLTFSCRYLNCFVKAGPLCNQVQLSMSDDVPLVCEYKIGDIGHIRYYLAPKIDDEEEN